The following proteins are co-located in the Pedosphaera parvula Ellin514 genome:
- a CDS encoding ISAs1-like element ISVer2 family transposase yields the protein MQKHHRQNLIEHFKEIRDPRVKGRCDHELVDVLMIGLCCLLCGGETFNDMEDFGKAKRKWFKTFLRLRHGIPKHDTFNRVFAALKPEAFLDCFMRWTQSVRATVADEIVALDGKALRRALEQGQSPRVIVSAWAAGNSLVLGQIQVPDKTNEITAVPQLLRVLELSGCIVTLDAMGCQKEIAREIVEADANYVLALKGNQGQCHQEIKAYLEDAVARHDQERPVEKNAVALAYKETTEKDHGRLETRRYWQSGDVSWLADRQQWAGLRSVGVVESVRQVGQQAPTVERRYYLSSLNVDVEKFARAVRGHWSVENSLHWVLDVQCGEDRNRARSGHAAENLATLRRLALNLLKRESTKKRGIKGKQLNASWDHDYLLRLLSF from the coding sequence ATGCAAAAGCATCACCGTCAAAACTTGATCGAACATTTCAAAGAGATAAGGGACCCGCGAGTCAAAGGCCGGTGCGACCACGAACTGGTGGACGTGCTGATGATTGGTTTGTGCTGCCTGCTGTGCGGCGGGGAAACCTTCAACGACATGGAGGACTTTGGCAAAGCCAAACGCAAATGGTTCAAGACGTTTCTGCGTTTGCGCCATGGGATACCCAAACACGACACGTTCAACCGAGTGTTTGCGGCGCTCAAGCCGGAAGCCTTTCTGGACTGTTTCATGCGCTGGACGCAATCGGTGCGCGCGACGGTGGCTGATGAAATCGTGGCGTTGGATGGCAAGGCCCTGCGTCGGGCGCTGGAGCAAGGACAATCCCCGCGGGTGATTGTCAGCGCCTGGGCGGCGGGCAACTCGCTGGTGCTGGGCCAAATCCAGGTGCCTGACAAGACCAATGAAATCACCGCTGTGCCGCAACTGTTGCGAGTGTTGGAGTTGAGCGGATGCATTGTCACCCTCGATGCCATGGGGTGCCAAAAGGAGATAGCCAGGGAGATTGTGGAAGCCGACGCCAACTACGTGCTGGCGCTCAAAGGCAACCAGGGCCAGTGCCATCAGGAAATCAAAGCCTATCTGGAGGACGCCGTGGCGCGGCACGACCAGGAGCGGCCTGTGGAAAAGAATGCCGTGGCGCTGGCTTACAAGGAAACCACCGAAAAAGATCACGGACGCCTGGAAACACGACGCTACTGGCAAAGCGGCGATGTCAGCTGGCTTGCTGATCGCCAGCAATGGGCAGGACTGCGCAGCGTGGGCGTGGTGGAGAGCGTGCGGCAGGTGGGCCAGCAAGCGCCCACGGTGGAACGGCGCTATTATTTGAGCAGCTTGAACGTGGACGTTGAAAAGTTTGCTCGTGCCGTGCGCGGACACTGGAGTGTGGAAAACTCCCTGCACTGGGTGCTGGACGTGCAATGCGGCGAGGACCGCAACCGGGCCCGCTCTGGCCACGCCGCTGAAAACCTCGCCACCTTGCGTCGACTGGCTTTAAACCTCTTAAAACGAGAATCCACCAAAAAACGCGGCATCAAAGGCAAACAACTCAATGCTTCCTGGGACCATGATTACCTCCTACGCCTTTTATCATTTTGA